From the genome of Phytohabitans rumicis, one region includes:
- a CDS encoding family 43 glycosylhydrolase has translation MTTANYIGRSVYSGDRLFKGRIRDFRMYDRALTGGEVGQLAVPATTQGVAQDTAALSLGDTSAVTANLSLPTTGAYGSAISWATSDSSVVTAAGVVTRPGFGQPDAHVTLTATLKRGAVTDTKTFDVTVLAEYDDQRVADAAAAALAVRNIDDVRGNLTLPATGQNGTTVAWASANPAVVSATGEVNRPAHGAGGTTVELTATVTKNAASATRTFTATVPELPAQEGLTGYMFSYFTGEGTANGEQVYFGLSKGNDPLHWRELNGGNPVLTSTLGEKGLRDPFIIRSPEGDKFYQIATDLRIYGNGNWDAAQRTGSKSIMVWESTDLVHWTDQRLVQVSPDTAGNTWAPEAYYDKGLGAYVVFWASKLYAEDDPSHTGNTYNKMLYATTRDFHTFSEPKVWVDPGYSVIDSTMVEHNGTYYRFTKDERNNTSSTPCSKFITEEKATSILDLSYDFVADCIGKGSINQGEGPTIFKSNTEEKWYLFIDEFGGRGYVPFESTDLESGVWTMSTNYALPSRPRHGTVLPVTQAEYDRLLAAYAVPVTGVSVTPAELTLAREVNRQLSATVTPSNATVPDVTWSSSDESVATVSEVGMVHTLAPGTATITARTADGGKTASTVVTVTDQYPTDLLLRYEFDETSGTTARDSSGRGNDGIYERSPGFGTGVTGGSVKLSGGASGSSTAPYVTIPNGVLAGADSVTVSAYVKWTASTTINQWIYGLGPDSTKYLFTGPRNGGGVLYSALTTGSWWSEHNLPTGAALPGGSWQHIAVTVDSSSQTAVMYLNGAQVARATNVTVKPSDLYDATKSYTGYIGRSLYSADPYFAGEVDDFRIYNRALPHSEILALAGNTTGIAVAAVPELKVDAIVDDANSKVVLPVKEGTDVRKLAPGFVLAQGATISPASGTTRDLTTPVTYVVTGADGAKRTWTVEAKVMKSPVLPGLYADPNIVVFGNRFYIYPTTDGFAGWSGTQFKAFSSTDLVHWEDHGVILDLGPDVSWADDSAWAPSIVEKNGKYYFYFSGGMSTGDTRKHLGVAVADSPTGPFHDALGKPLVPAGTYSGQMIDSAVFTDDDGRSYLYWGNGNSYQVPLNDDMVSFDPAQVRTYKPTNYNEGTFVFKRNGLYYFTWSENDTRSEDYQVAYATGTSPLGPWSERKGVFLAKDLSLGIKGTGHHSVVNVPGTDDWYIAYHRFAIPGGDGTHRETTIDKLEFEADGTIKKVVPTLESVEPVVNHAPVAGSVAGPLTPVAIGADATVSVPFTDVNPTDLHSCAVDWKDGTVSAGTIAGGQCTATHRYAGQGVFEPVVTVADLRGGSATATLSYLVTYNAAGSYVAGSGTIDSLGGRGVFGVTAGTAQRNGAIALRFRTGDVDFSATTYQRLALGNREATYTGVGTLAGRGEYAYTVSLEDGRTTDRFWIRITNKRTGAVVYDSRYRCGTELIATGAILIKTGR, from the coding sequence GTGACCACGGCCAATTACATCGGACGGTCGGTCTACTCCGGCGACCGGCTCTTCAAGGGCCGGATCCGCGACTTCCGGATGTACGACCGGGCGCTCACCGGTGGCGAGGTCGGGCAGCTGGCCGTGCCGGCGACCACGCAGGGCGTCGCGCAGGACACGGCCGCCCTCAGCCTGGGCGACACCAGCGCGGTGACCGCCAACCTGAGCCTGCCCACCACCGGGGCGTACGGCTCGGCCATCAGCTGGGCCACCAGCGACAGCTCCGTGGTGACCGCGGCCGGCGTGGTCACCCGCCCCGGGTTCGGCCAGCCCGACGCCCATGTCACCCTGACCGCGACGCTGAAGAGAGGGGCGGTGACGGACACGAAGACGTTCGACGTCACGGTCCTCGCCGAGTACGACGACCAGCGGGTCGCCGACGCGGCGGCCGCCGCGCTGGCCGTGCGAAACATCGACGACGTACGCGGAAACCTGACCCTGCCCGCGACCGGCCAGAACGGCACGACGGTGGCCTGGGCGTCGGCGAACCCGGCGGTCGTGTCCGCCACCGGCGAGGTCAACCGGCCGGCGCACGGTGCCGGCGGCACGACGGTGGAGCTGACCGCCACGGTCACCAAGAACGCCGCGAGCGCCACCCGCACGTTCACCGCCACCGTGCCGGAGCTGCCCGCGCAGGAGGGCCTGACCGGGTACATGTTCAGCTACTTCACCGGCGAGGGCACGGCCAACGGCGAGCAGGTCTACTTCGGACTGAGCAAGGGCAACGACCCGCTGCACTGGCGCGAGCTGAACGGCGGCAACCCCGTCCTCACGTCCACATTGGGCGAGAAGGGGCTGCGCGACCCGTTCATCATCCGTTCGCCGGAGGGCGACAAGTTCTACCAGATCGCGACCGACCTGCGCATCTACGGCAACGGCAACTGGGACGCCGCGCAGCGTACGGGCAGCAAGTCCATCATGGTCTGGGAGTCGACCGACCTGGTGCACTGGACCGACCAGCGCCTGGTGCAGGTCTCGCCGGACACCGCTGGCAACACCTGGGCGCCGGAGGCGTACTACGACAAGGGGCTCGGCGCGTACGTGGTCTTCTGGGCGTCCAAGCTGTACGCCGAGGACGACCCGAGCCACACCGGCAACACCTACAACAAGATGTTGTACGCGACGACGCGTGACTTCCACACGTTCAGCGAGCCGAAGGTGTGGGTCGACCCGGGCTACTCCGTCATCGACTCCACCATGGTCGAGCACAACGGCACGTACTACCGCTTCACCAAGGACGAGCGGAACAACACCTCCTCGACGCCGTGCAGCAAGTTCATCACCGAGGAGAAGGCGACGTCCATCCTGGACCTGAGCTACGACTTCGTCGCCGACTGCATCGGCAAGGGTTCCATCAACCAGGGCGAGGGCCCGACCATCTTCAAGTCGAACACCGAGGAGAAGTGGTACCTGTTCATCGACGAGTTCGGTGGGCGCGGCTACGTCCCGTTCGAGTCGACCGACCTGGAGTCCGGCGTGTGGACGATGTCCACGAACTACGCGCTGCCGTCCCGGCCCCGGCACGGCACGGTGCTCCCGGTGACGCAGGCCGAGTACGACCGGCTGCTCGCCGCGTACGCCGTACCGGTGACCGGGGTGAGCGTGACGCCGGCCGAGCTGACCCTGGCCCGTGAGGTCAACCGGCAGCTCAGCGCGACCGTGACGCCGTCCAACGCGACCGTCCCGGACGTGACGTGGTCCAGCAGTGACGAGTCGGTGGCCACGGTCAGCGAGGTGGGCATGGTGCACACGCTCGCGCCGGGCACCGCCACCATCACCGCCCGCACGGCCGACGGCGGGAAGACGGCCAGCACGGTCGTCACCGTCACCGACCAGTACCCGACGGATCTGCTGCTGCGCTACGAGTTCGACGAGACGAGCGGGACGACCGCGCGCGACTCGTCGGGGCGCGGCAACGACGGCATCTATGAGCGCTCGCCCGGCTTCGGCACCGGCGTCACGGGCGGCTCGGTCAAGCTGTCCGGCGGCGCCAGCGGGTCGAGCACCGCGCCGTACGTCACCATCCCCAATGGAGTGTTGGCCGGGGCGGACAGCGTGACCGTGTCGGCGTACGTCAAGTGGACCGCCTCGACCACCATCAACCAGTGGATCTACGGCCTCGGCCCGGACAGCACCAAGTACCTGTTCACCGGGCCGCGCAACGGCGGTGGCGTGCTGTACTCGGCCCTCACCACCGGTAGCTGGTGGTCCGAGCACAACCTGCCGACCGGCGCGGCACTGCCCGGCGGCAGCTGGCAGCACATCGCGGTCACCGTGGACTCCTCCAGCCAGACCGCGGTCATGTACCTCAACGGGGCGCAGGTGGCCCGGGCCACGAACGTCACCGTCAAGCCGTCCGACCTGTACGACGCCACGAAGAGCTACACCGGCTACATCGGACGATCGCTGTACTCGGCGGACCCGTACTTCGCCGGCGAGGTGGACGACTTCCGGATCTACAACCGGGCGCTGCCGCACAGCGAGATCCTGGCGCTGGCCGGCAACACCACCGGCATCGCGGTCGCCGCGGTGCCGGAACTGAAGGTGGACGCGATCGTCGACGACGCGAACAGCAAGGTGGTGCTGCCGGTCAAGGAGGGCACCGACGTTCGCAAGCTGGCGCCCGGCTTCGTGCTGGCGCAGGGCGCGACGATCAGCCCGGCGTCCGGTACGACGCGTGACCTCACCACGCCCGTCACGTACGTGGTGACCGGCGCGGACGGGGCAAAGAGGACCTGGACCGTGGAGGCCAAGGTGATGAAGAGCCCGGTGCTGCCGGGGCTGTACGCCGACCCGAACATCGTGGTCTTCGGCAACCGCTTCTACATCTACCCGACGACGGATGGCTTCGCCGGCTGGAGCGGCACCCAGTTCAAGGCGTTTTCGTCGACCGACCTGGTGCACTGGGAGGACCACGGGGTCATCCTCGACCTCGGGCCGGACGTCTCCTGGGCGGACGACAGCGCGTGGGCGCCGTCCATCGTGGAGAAGAACGGGAAGTACTACTTCTACTTCAGCGGTGGCATGTCGACCGGCGACACCCGCAAGCACCTCGGCGTCGCGGTCGCGGACTCCCCCACCGGGCCGTTCCACGACGCGCTCGGCAAGCCGCTGGTGCCCGCGGGGACGTACTCCGGTCAGATGATCGACTCTGCGGTCTTCACCGACGACGACGGCAGGTCCTACCTGTACTGGGGCAACGGCAACTCCTACCAGGTGCCGCTGAACGACGACATGGTCTCGTTCGACCCGGCCCAGGTGCGCACGTACAAGCCGACCAACTACAACGAGGGCACCTTCGTCTTCAAGCGCAACGGCCTGTACTACTTCACCTGGTCGGAGAACGACACCCGCAGCGAGGACTACCAGGTGGCGTACGCGACCGGCACGTCCCCGCTCGGGCCGTGGAGCGAGCGCAAGGGCGTGTTCCTCGCCAAGGACCTGTCGCTGGGCATCAAGGGCACCGGGCACCACTCGGTGGTCAACGTGCCGGGCACGGACGACTGGTACATCGCGTACCACCGGTTCGCGATCCCGGGCGGCGACGGCACGCACCGCGAAACCACCATCGACAAGCTGGAGTTCGAGGCGGACGGCACCATCAAGAAGGTGGTGCCCACATTGGAGAGCGTCGAGCCGGTCGTCAACCACGCCCCGGTGGCGGGCAGCGTGGCCGGTCCCTTGACGCCGGTGGCGATCGGCGCGGACGCGACGGTGAGCGTGCCGTTCACCGACGTGAACCCGACCGACCTGCACAGCTGCGCGGTGGACTGGAAGGACGGCACGGTGTCCGCGGGCACGATCGCGGGCGGGCAGTGCACGGCCACCCACCGGTACGCCGGCCAGGGCGTCTTCGAGCCCGTGGTCACCGTCGCGGACCTGCGCGGCGGCTCAGCGACGGCGACCCTGTCGTACCTGGTGACGTACAACGCGGCGGGGTCCTATGTGGCCGGCAGCGGCACGATCGACTCGCTCGGCGGGCGGGGCGTATTCGGGGTGACCGCCGGTACGGCCCAGCGCAACGGCGCGATCGCGCTGCGCTTCCGGACCGGTGACGTGGACTTCTCGGCCACCACGTACCAGCGGCTGGCGCTGGGCAACCGGGAGGCGACGTACACCGGCGTGGGCACGCTGGCCGGCCGGGGCGAGTACGCGTACACGGTCTCGCTCGAAGACGGGCGGACCACGGACCGCTTCTGGATCCGGATCACCAACAAGCGCACCGGCGCCGTGGTGTACGACAGCCGCTACCGCTGCGGCACGGAACTCATCGCCACCGGCGCCATCCTTATCAAGACAGGCCGTTAG
- a CDS encoding FtsK/SpoIIIE domain-containing protein produces MPSSRPGLVADVRQDLSAARGLTRAALGAAETARVEAHGRRDKTNAEHGERLAGLVGARESARQDIRARFESRAGALAEELAAVAAECAPGAAGTSWRAWRPTEPERGRRPGLFRIGTLGHEPAGAGTVLPALVPLLDHAHLSFTGDPSTVDGMIAGLLLRVLGSTRPGEVRLTVYDPEQLGGSLAGFAPLGNADLLTFVGPGGLTGMLDDLVEQIRRINESVLAGEYASLAELTAATAARRPEPWRLVVLLGDAATAADLTAAQRAQLDRIVRTGVACGVHVLARGLPIEAHPTVEHVAVVGSTAVCGTAGDLAVRLDVPPAADRIAAVCRELAEVLLAGPPPAQFADLAPEKLWAECSAAGLVAPLGDGPHGDLVEVLLGDDPPHALIGGPSGSGKTNLIYAWLGALTARYSPDELALYLLDFKEGVSFARFAPGRRDPSWLPQVRLVGVNVNGDREFGLALLRHLADELRRRASAAKRHEATKLAELRAEDPSGHWPRIVAVIDEFQVLLAGRDAVANEAVGLLEDLARRGRSQGIHLVLASQDVSGIEALWGRSALVAQFTLRIALPKARRILAETNLAADVIPRFHAVVNADSGVPDANRIVRLPDASDRSAWRTLQEKLWHARPEGLEPPRLFDGDAVPPYPADLGAWRVWRPTAPCSARRSTYAPARRCCACPARRGATWPSSAPARTRLARCSARPGGHCPRWTRRRGSAWCAWTTTPPPRPPCCTPPCRTPAGTTPTRHPSCWPSWPRRRPALRTTSSGTPGTPRPGGCRPCATCWPAGRSGTSMCSAGGAGSPGSATTSVGPAPASTRSAPGWPWTYTATSWHRSRPSRAGRPGIHGRTGHSSSTVPRTAYPRSSSRTR; encoded by the coding sequence GTGCCTAGCTCGCGGCCGGGGCTCGTGGCCGACGTACGCCAGGATCTGTCGGCGGCGCGCGGCCTGACGCGCGCGGCACTGGGCGCGGCGGAGACGGCGCGGGTCGAGGCGCACGGCCGGCGCGACAAGACGAACGCCGAGCACGGCGAGCGCCTAGCCGGGCTGGTCGGCGCGCGCGAGTCGGCCCGGCAGGACATCCGGGCCCGCTTCGAGTCCCGGGCCGGCGCGCTGGCCGAGGAATTGGCCGCGGTAGCGGCGGAGTGCGCGCCCGGGGCGGCCGGAACGTCGTGGCGCGCCTGGCGGCCGACCGAGCCCGAGCGCGGGCGCCGCCCTGGCCTCTTCCGCATCGGCACGCTCGGCCACGAGCCGGCCGGCGCGGGCACCGTCCTGCCCGCGCTCGTGCCGCTGCTCGATCACGCGCATCTCTCGTTCACCGGCGATCCATCCACAGTGGATGGCATGATCGCCGGCCTGCTCTTGCGGGTGCTCGGCAGCACGCGGCCCGGCGAGGTGCGCCTGACCGTGTACGACCCGGAGCAGCTCGGTGGCAGCCTCGCCGGCTTCGCGCCGCTGGGGAACGCGGACCTGCTCACGTTCGTCGGGCCGGGCGGCCTGACCGGGATGCTCGACGACCTGGTCGAGCAGATCCGCCGGATCAACGAGAGCGTGCTGGCCGGCGAGTACGCGTCGCTGGCCGAGTTGACCGCCGCGACCGCGGCCCGGCGCCCCGAGCCGTGGCGGCTGGTGGTGCTGCTCGGCGACGCGGCCACCGCGGCCGACCTGACCGCGGCGCAGCGGGCCCAACTCGACCGCATCGTCCGGACCGGCGTGGCCTGCGGCGTGCACGTCCTCGCCCGCGGCCTGCCGATCGAGGCGCACCCGACCGTCGAGCACGTCGCGGTGGTGGGCAGCACCGCCGTCTGCGGCACGGCGGGCGACCTGGCCGTACGCCTCGACGTGCCGCCCGCTGCCGACCGGATCGCCGCGGTCTGCCGCGAGCTGGCCGAGGTGCTGCTGGCCGGACCGCCGCCGGCGCAGTTCGCCGACCTGGCCCCGGAGAAGCTCTGGGCCGAGTGCTCGGCGGCCGGCTTGGTCGCCCCGCTCGGCGACGGCCCGCACGGCGACCTGGTCGAGGTGCTGCTCGGCGACGACCCGCCGCACGCGCTGATCGGCGGGCCGTCGGGGTCCGGCAAGACCAACCTCATCTACGCCTGGCTGGGCGCCCTCACGGCCCGCTACTCGCCGGACGAGCTGGCCCTGTACCTGCTCGACTTCAAGGAGGGCGTGTCGTTCGCCCGCTTCGCGCCGGGCCGGCGGGACCCGAGCTGGCTGCCCCAGGTACGCCTGGTCGGCGTCAACGTGAACGGCGACCGGGAGTTCGGCCTGGCCCTGCTGCGGCACCTCGCCGACGAGCTGCGCCGCCGGGCGTCCGCGGCGAAGCGGCACGAGGCAACCAAGCTGGCCGAGCTGCGCGCCGAGGACCCGAGCGGGCACTGGCCGCGCATCGTCGCGGTGATCGACGAGTTCCAGGTGCTGCTGGCCGGGCGCGACGCGGTGGCCAACGAGGCGGTCGGCCTGTTGGAGGACCTGGCCCGGCGGGGGCGTTCGCAGGGCATCCACCTCGTGCTCGCCTCCCAGGACGTGTCCGGGATCGAGGCGCTGTGGGGGCGCTCCGCGCTGGTCGCCCAGTTCACCCTCCGCATCGCGCTGCCCAAGGCGCGCCGGATCCTCGCCGAGACGAACCTCGCCGCCGACGTCATCCCGCGCTTCCACGCGGTGGTGAACGCCGACTCCGGCGTACCCGACGCCAACCGGATCGTCCGCCTACCGGACGCCAGCGACCGCTCAGCGTGGCGGACGTTGCAGGAGAAGCTGTGGCACGCTCGGCCCGAAGGGCTCGAACCGCCGCGGCTCTTCGACGGCGACGCGGTGCCGCCGTACCCGGCGGATCTGGGGGCTTGGCGGGTTTGGCGGCCGACGGCGCCGTGCTCGGCGAGACGATCGACGTACGCGCCCGCCCGGCGGTGCTGCGCCTGCCCCGCGCGCCGGGGCGCAACCTGGCCGTCCTCGGCACCCGCACGGACGAGGCTTGCGCGGTGCTCGGCGCGGCCGGGCGGTCACTGTCCACGTTGGACTCGTCGGCGCGGTTCAGCTTGGTGTGCCTGGACGACGACGCCTCCCCCGCGGCCACCGTGCTGCACGCCGCCCTGCCGGACGCCCGCTGGTACGACGCCGACACGGCACCCGAGCTGCTGGCCGAGCTGGCCGAGGCGCCGGCCGGCCCTCCGCACTACGTCATCGGGTACGCCTGGGACGCCGCGGCCGGGCGGCTGCCGGCCCTGCGCCACGTGCTGGCCCGCGGGCCGGAGCGGCACATCCATGTGCTCGGCTGGTGGCGCGGGGTCTCCCGGCTCCGCGACGACCTCGGTGGGGCCGGCGCCCGCTTCGACGCGATCGGCGCCTGGGTGGCCCTGGACGTACACGGCAACGAGCTGGCACCGCTCTCGCCCCAGCCGGGCGGGCCGGCCTGGTATCCACGGCCGCACCGGGCACTCTTCTTCGACCGTGCCGCGCACCGCGTACCCGAGGTCATCATCCCGTACGAGGTGA
- a CDS encoding GntR family transcriptional regulator, which yields MFDDRSPIYQQIADKIKEDILSGALGEDEQVMSTNQYASFYRINPATAAKGFHQLIEEGVLYKRRGIGMFVSPNAREKLRAERRERFFEQVVDAMIAEARVIGISLDEVIRRIEGAR from the coding sequence GTGTTCGACGACCGGAGTCCGATCTATCAGCAGATAGCCGACAAGATCAAAGAGGACATCCTGAGCGGGGCACTTGGGGAGGACGAGCAGGTCATGTCCACCAACCAGTACGCGAGCTTCTACCGGATCAACCCCGCCACCGCCGCCAAGGGCTTCCACCAGCTGATCGAGGAGGGCGTCCTCTACAAGCGGCGCGGGATCGGCATGTTCGTCAGCCCGAACGCGCGGGAGAAGCTGCGGGCCGAGCGCCGCGAGCGCTTCTTCGAGCAGGTGGTCGACGCCATGATCGCCGAGGCGCGGGTCATCGGCATCTCGCTGGACGAAGTCATCCGCCGCATCGAGGGAGCACGATGA
- a CDS encoding ABC transporter ATP-binding protein, protein MSPVIEVSNLRKAYGETTAVADVSFTVDSEEIFGILGPNGAGKTTTVECVSGMRRRDGGAIRVLERDPDHDGAELRELVGVQLQESQLPEKIRVWEALELYSTFYAEPADWRELLDAMGLSAQRKAKFGTLSGGQKQRLSIALALVGEPRIAVLDELTTGLDPAARRDTWALIESVRNRGVTVVLVTHFMEEAERLCDRVAVIDAGRTVAVDTPAALIKRVQDEHGLDRATLEDAYLALTGARL, encoded by the coding sequence ATGAGTCCGGTCATCGAGGTAAGCAACCTGCGCAAGGCGTACGGCGAGACGACCGCCGTCGCGGACGTGTCGTTCACAGTGGACAGCGAGGAGATCTTCGGGATCCTCGGGCCCAACGGCGCGGGCAAGACGACCACTGTGGAGTGCGTCAGCGGCATGCGGCGCCGCGACGGGGGCGCGATCCGCGTACTCGAAAGGGATCCGGACCACGACGGCGCCGAGCTGCGGGAGCTGGTGGGCGTGCAGCTCCAGGAGTCCCAGCTGCCGGAAAAGATCCGGGTGTGGGAGGCGCTGGAGCTCTACAGCACGTTCTACGCCGAGCCCGCGGACTGGCGTGAGCTGCTCGACGCGATGGGGCTGTCGGCGCAGCGCAAGGCCAAGTTCGGCACGCTGTCCGGCGGGCAGAAGCAGCGGCTGTCCATCGCGCTCGCGCTGGTCGGCGAGCCGCGGATCGCGGTGCTGGACGAGCTGACCACCGGGCTCGACCCGGCCGCGCGGCGGGACACCTGGGCGCTCATCGAGAGCGTACGCAACCGGGGCGTCACCGTCGTCCTGGTCACGCACTTCATGGAGGAGGCCGAGCGCCTCTGCGACCGGGTGGCGGTGATCGACGCCGGCCGCACCGTCGCCGTCGACACGCCCGCCGCCCTCATCAAGCGGGTCCAGGACGAGCACGGTCTGGACCGCGCCACGCTGGAGGACGCCTACCTGGCCCTGACGGGAGCAAGGCTGTGA
- a CDS encoding ABC transporter permease, whose amino-acid sequence MTVARLTIVESKLFARDAMSLVMGVAFPALLLLALGLAIPGFRDPADELGGLRPIDVYAPIVLAMAIATTGVSTLPAYLATYRERGVLRRLATTPVGPVRLLGAQLAVNGAATLVAAVLAVAVATAGFGVDLPRQPLGFLLAFLLGTGAMFAVGLLIAAVAPRARTASGIGMLVYFPMLFFAGMWTPGPVMPDAVRRVSDFTPLGAASQAMQEAWTGGFPSVLHLGVLAAYLLGLGALAARLFRWS is encoded by the coding sequence GTGACGGTCGCTCGGCTGACCATTGTGGAGTCCAAGCTCTTCGCCCGGGACGCGATGAGCCTCGTCATGGGCGTCGCGTTCCCCGCCCTGCTGCTCCTCGCGCTGGGGCTGGCCATTCCGGGCTTCCGCGACCCGGCCGACGAGCTCGGCGGGCTGCGCCCGATCGACGTCTACGCGCCGATCGTGCTGGCCATGGCCATCGCCACGACCGGCGTGAGCACGCTGCCGGCGTACCTGGCGACGTACCGGGAGCGCGGCGTGCTGCGCCGGCTGGCCACCACCCCGGTGGGGCCGGTACGGCTGCTGGGCGCCCAACTCGCCGTCAACGGCGCCGCCACGCTCGTCGCGGCGGTGCTGGCGGTGGCCGTCGCGACCGCCGGGTTCGGCGTCGACCTGCCGCGGCAGCCGCTCGGCTTCCTGCTCGCGTTTCTGCTGGGCACCGGCGCGATGTTCGCCGTGGGGCTGCTCATCGCGGCCGTCGCGCCGCGGGCCAGGACGGCGTCCGGGATCGGCATGCTGGTGTACTTCCCGATGCTCTTCTTCGCCGGCATGTGGACCCCCGGTCCGGTCATGCCCGACGCTGTGCGGCGGGTCAGCGACTTCACCCCGCTGGGCGCGGCGTCACAGGCCATGCAGGAGGCGTGGACGGGCGGCTTCCCGTCGGTGCTGCACCTCGGCGTGCTGGCCGCGTATCTGCTCGGCCTCGGCGCGCTAGCGGCCCGGCTCTTCCGGTGGTCCTAG
- a CDS encoding LamG domain-containing protein, whose protein sequence is MRMRSLFALAAAAVLLVPAAPVRAAEAAEITDGLVLWYKLDGSAADSSGHGRDGVVNGTPTWTAGEGLGFNGSDTYVKAPDSVLSGLTSVSVSFDVLIDPTQSTPYFIYGFGNSSGSSGNGYLFTTGNGFRTSIATGNWSTEQTTSAPYSLFRGAWKHVTYTQAGNTGILYEDGVEVGRNTGVTTTRVRSVAA, encoded by the coding sequence ATGCGCATGCGCTCCCTCTTTGCACTCGCCGCAGCCGCCGTCCTACTTGTGCCCGCCGCCCCCGTCCGGGCGGCCGAGGCGGCGGAAATCACGGACGGTCTCGTGCTCTGGTACAAACTCGACGGTTCCGCGGCCGACTCCTCGGGTCACGGCCGCGACGGCGTCGTCAACGGCACCCCGACCTGGACGGCCGGGGAGGGCCTGGGCTTCAACGGATCCGACACGTACGTCAAGGCCCCGGACAGCGTGCTGAGCGGGCTCACCTCGGTCAGCGTCTCGTTCGACGTGCTGATCGACCCGACGCAGAGCACCCCGTACTTCATCTATGGGTTCGGCAACTCCAGCGGCAGCAGCGGCAACGGCTACCTTTTCACCACCGGCAACGGCTTCCGGACGTCGATCGCCACCGGCAACTGGTCGACCGAGCAGACCACCTCGGCGCCGTACAGCCTCTTCCGCGGGGCGTGGAAGCATGTGACGTACACGCAGGCCGGCAACACCGGGATCCTGTACGAGGACGGCGTGGAAGTGGGCCGCAACACCGGGGTCACCACCACCCGGGTGCGATCGGTGGCGGCGTGA
- a CDS encoding ATP-binding cassette domain-containing protein has product MSLSVEVDHLTLRYGDTVAVDDLSLRLPGGKIYGLLGRNGSGKTSVLSIVSAFRRATSGAVRVEGAEPFENAAITRQICFVRDRVDAQDSDCVRKVLRLARTLRPNWDEDYARELIDRFDLPLKKRVGALSRGAKSALSVTLGLAARAPLTIFDEAYLGMDAPSRYAFYEELLNDYIAHPRTVIVSTHLIEEVGSLFEEVVILDHGRLIAHEETETLRSRGVAVTGLVDQVDTFLSQLSVAGHTVLGEQRLGRTKSTTIYGQLDDDQRGKARAAGLDLGPVSLQDLFVHLTAAAEASR; this is encoded by the coding sequence ATGAGCCTGTCCGTCGAGGTCGACCACCTCACCCTCCGGTACGGCGACACGGTCGCGGTCGACGACCTGTCCCTCCGGCTGCCCGGCGGCAAGATCTACGGGCTGCTCGGGCGCAACGGCTCGGGCAAGACCAGCGTGCTGTCGATCGTCTCCGCGTTCCGCCGGGCGACCAGCGGCGCGGTGCGGGTCGAGGGTGCCGAGCCGTTCGAGAACGCGGCAATCACCCGGCAGATCTGCTTCGTGCGGGACCGGGTCGACGCGCAGGACAGCGACTGCGTGCGCAAGGTGCTCCGGCTCGCGCGGACGCTCCGGCCGAACTGGGACGAGGACTACGCCCGCGAGCTGATCGACCGCTTCGACCTACCCCTGAAGAAGCGTGTGGGGGCGCTGTCGCGGGGCGCGAAGTCCGCGCTCAGCGTCACGCTGGGCCTTGCCGCCCGCGCGCCGCTGACCATCTTCGACGAGGCATACCTGGGCATGGACGCGCCGTCGCGGTACGCCTTCTACGAGGAGCTGCTCAACGACTACATCGCCCATCCGCGCACCGTGATCGTGTCGACGCACCTGATCGAGGAGGTCGGCTCGCTCTTCGAGGAGGTCGTGATCCTCGATCACGGCCGGCTGATCGCGCACGAGGAGACCGAGACCCTGCGCTCGCGCGGTGTCGCGGTGACCGGGCTGGTCGACCAGGTGGACACGTTCCTCAGCCAGCTCAGCGTGGCCGGGCACACCGTGCTCGGCGAGCAGCGGCTGGGGCGTACCAAGTCAACCACCATCTACGGGCAGCTCGACGACGACCAGCGCGGCAAGGCGCGGGCCGCCGGGCTCGATCTGGGGCCCGTGAGCCTCCAGGACCTCTTCGTCCACCTCACCGCCGCCGCGGAGGCATCCCGATGA